Proteins from a genomic interval of Clostridium sp. 'deep sea':
- a CDS encoding TetR family transcriptional regulator, with product MNLNKSKAKDKVFQAAMELVLEGKNDKQITTREIALKAGVNLALINYYYQSKENLLSQVVGSLMGDVIEKLNPNNRADTDAQTRLRSILFSTADAAFKYPSICKIAISQELKSGCQNSCKLVIPILKEIMTELDESDLNIIAMQLMIPFHHIVLEPELYSRYLDTDFANEKMRKQKINQMINHVLSRQTKVIDK from the coding sequence ATGAACCTAAATAAATCAAAAGCTAAAGATAAGGTATTTCAAGCTGCAATGGAATTAGTGCTTGAGGGAAAAAACGATAAGCAAATAACAACACGAGAGATTGCATTAAAAGCCGGTGTGAATCTTGCGCTTATCAATTATTATTATCAGTCAAAAGAAAATCTGCTTAGTCAAGTTGTAGGGTCACTAATGGGTGATGTTATTGAGAAATTAAATCCAAATAACCGTGCAGATACCGATGCACAAACAAGACTACGCAGTATACTGTTCTCTACAGCGGATGCGGCATTCAAATATCCTAGTATATGCAAAATAGCTATTTCACAAGAACTTAAATCCGGATGTCAGAACTCTTGTAAATTAGTCATACCCATACTGAAAGAGATAATGACTGAGTTAGATGAATCGGATTTAAATATTATCGCCATGCAATTAATGATTCCGTTTCACCATATTGTACTTGAACCAGAGCTTTATAGCAGGTATTTGGACACGGATTTTGCAAATGAAAAGATGCGAAAGCAAAAGATTAACCAAATGATTAATCATGTATTATCCAGACAAACCAAGGTGATAGATAAATGA